In Canis lupus familiaris isolate Mischka breed German Shepherd chromosome 23, alternate assembly UU_Cfam_GSD_1.0, whole genome shotgun sequence, the following are encoded in one genomic region:
- the STRIT1 gene encoding sarcoplasmic/endoplasmic reticulum calcium ATPase regulator DWORF — protein sequence MAEKAALSNLLVPILLLIAWIVGCIIMVYVVFS from the exons ATGGCTGAAAAAG ctgCTTTATCAAACCTTCTGGTCCCTATTCTTCTCTTGATTGCCTGGATTGTGGGCTGTATCATAATGGTTTATGTTGTCTTCTCCTAG